A section of the Centropristis striata isolate RG_2023a ecotype Rhode Island chromosome 7, C.striata_1.0, whole genome shotgun sequence genome encodes:
- the znf366 gene encoding zinc finger protein 366 → METDRVNFSPARSPALRDELRQASQRSFYLSPPPLYIKPAKFSPARYPSISPSRDTYSAFGPPAFFPMLGPGYTQKEGSQKRKRTPFKMDHQGGESPDRGAEEEDENISKKTVHLSHIPFSFPPRPIPSPSPKPIPGMIELNRLQLHPRSPGMNPPVQVKQEPLSPSPVWPPSPLLLHPPYFPSLHHSLLPYPFFMPGPVMQLSPGSFYQREDLRPRHHSHDGPPRSGTTSAEKLGLNVHVDDSYYVDVGGDQKRWKCRMCEKSYTSKYNLVTHILGHNGIKPHGCHLCGKLFKQLSHLHTHLLTHQGMRPHKCQVCHKAFTQTSHLKRHMMQHSDVKPYSCSVCSRGFAYPSELRAHELKHEKGQENVCVECGLDFPTLAQLKRHLTAHRGPTLYRCAECQKTFQYPSQLQNHMMKHKDIRPYICSECGMEFIQSHHLKQHTLTHKGVKEHKCRICGREFTLLANMKRHVLIHTNIRAYQCHMCFKSFVQKQTLKAHMIVHSDIKPYKCKLCGKEFNRMHNLMGHMHLHSDSKPFKCLYCPSKFTLKGNLTRHMKVKHGVMDRGLDERLFRQRGRFCLSSPMGLLTRLSQEEPFDLSQKPPGLPSLRLSQSDGESVPGSSCQEEDEESLYRRSQYSPEVDQHEPAGEDQYSPELEERGRGSPADLRSGEKQEEQNSLDEQTYEKESAADGGEQVLQSEETSEMAYESDLELGDQVYHRETGRGELYDYDSDSELEDYHRELEEQSKQQIDGFSDAAIVVAERNRSRSETGEKVQHLCTSEFMGVMGPQEEEEDLE, encoded by the exons ATGGAAACAGACAGAGTGAATTTCTCACCAGCAAGAAGTCCTGCTCTCAGAGATGAGCTAAGACAAGCATCTCAGCGCAGTTTCTACCTAAGCCCACCTCCGCTTTACATAAAGCCTGCGAAGTTTTCCCCTGCCAGGTACCCCAGTATCTCACCCAGCAGAGACACCTACAGTGCGTTCGGCCCCCCTGCTTTCTTTCCCATGCTTGGCCCCGGTTATACCCAAAAGGAAGGATCCCAAAAGCGCAAAAGAACTCCTTTCAAAATGGACCACCAAGGAGGTGAATCTCCTGACAGAGGAGCGGAGGAAGAAGACGAAAACATCAGTAAGAAGACGGTGCACCTCTCCCACATCCCCTTCTCCTTCCCCCCTCGCCCCATTCCTTCCCCATCTCCTAAACCAATCCCCGGTATGATCGAGCTCAACAGGCTGCAGCTTCACCCCAGATCACCAGGTATGAATCCACCTGTGCAGGTGAAGCAGGAGCCTCTCAGTCCTTCCCCAGTTTggcctccctctcctctcctcctccaccctccatACTTCCCATCTCTCCACCACAGCCTCCTCCCATACCCTTTCTTCATGCCCGGCCCTGTCATGCAACTCTCCCCTGGTTCTTTCTACCAAAGAGAGGACCTGCGCCCCAGGCATCACAGCCATGACGGACCTCCTCGCAGTGGGACGACCAGTGCTGAAAAGCTCGGTCTCAACGTCCACGTGGATGACAGCTATTATGTGGACGTGGGTGGAGACCAGAAGAGATGGAAGTGTCGTATGTGTGAGAAGTCCTACACCTCCAAGTACAACCTGGTCACGCACATCCTGGGGCACAACGGCATCAAGCCACACGGCTGCCACCTGTGTGGGAAACTGTTTAAGCAGCTGAGCCACCTGCATACACACCTGCTCACCCACCAGGGCATGAGACCCCACAAGTGCCAGGTGTGCCACAAGGCCTTCACTCAGACCAGCCACCTGAAGAGACACATGATGCAGCACAGTGACGTGAAGCCATACAG CTGCAGTGTATGCAGCAGAGGTTTTGCTTACCCCAGTGAGCTTCGTGCTCATGAGCTGAAGCACGAGAAAGGGCAGGAGAACGTTTGTGTAGAGTGTGGTCTGGATTTCCCCACGCTGGCCCAGCTGAAGAGGCACCTGACTGCCCATCGTGGCCCCACCCTGTACAG GTGTGCAGAGTGCCAGAAGACTTTCCAGTATCCGAGCCAGCTTCAGAACCACATGATGAAACACAAAGACATCAGACCGTACATCTGCAGCGAGTGTGGGATGGAGTTCATCCAGTCACACCACTTGAAACAGCACACTCTCACTCACAAA GGGGTGAAGGAGCACAAGTGTCGGATCTGTGGTCGTGAGTTCACCCTGTTGGCCAACATGAAGCGACACGTCCTCATCCACACCAACATACGGGCCTACCAGTGCCATATGTGCTTCAAGAGTTTTGTCCAAAAACAGACTCTCAAGGCTCACATGATCGTCCACTCCGACATCAAGCCCTATAAATGCAAG CTTTGTGGGAAGGAGTTCAATAGGATGCACAACCTAATGGGCCACATGCATCTTCACTCAGACAGCAAACCCTTCAAATGTCTTTACTGCCCGAGCAAGTTCACGCTGAAGGGAAACCTCACCAGACACATGAAGGTCAAACACGGCGTCATGGACAGAGGCTTGGATGAAAGAT TGTTTCGGCAGAGAGGGCGATTCTGCCTGTCCTCTCCCATGGGCCTCCTCACCCGATTGAGCCAAGAGGAGCCGTTTGACCTTTCCCAGAAGCCCCCGGGCCTGCCCAGCCTCCGCCTCTCCCAGTCTGATGGAGAGAGTGTTCCTGGTAGCTCGTGTCaggaagaggatgaggagagTTTGTACAGAAGGAGCCAGTACAGCCCTGAGGTGGACCAACATGAGCCTGCAGGCGAGGATCAGTACAGCCCTgagctggaggagagagggCGGGGGTCTCCAGCTGATCTCAGGTCTggggagaagcaggaggagcagaatAGTTTAGATGAACAGACATATGAGAAAGAGTCTGCAGCAGATGGGGGTGAGCAGGTCTTACAGTCAGAAGAGACGTCTGAGATGGCCTACGAGTCTGATTTAGAGCTTGGTGATCAGGTGTACCACCGTGAGACAGGCCGTGGAGAATTGTATGATTATGACTCTGATTCAGAACTAGAAGATTATCACCGAGAGCTAGAAGAGCAAAGCAAGCAGCAGATTGATGGTTTTAGTGACGCAGCCATCGTTGTAGCAGAGAGGAACCGAAGCAGATCAGAGACAGGAGAAAAAGTGCAGCACTTGTGCACAAGTGAATTCATGGGAGTTATGGGTccacaggaggaagaggaagacttGGAGTGA